A single Desulfovibrio piger DNA region contains:
- a CDS encoding 3-dehydroquinate synthase II family protein, translated as MARIYYRCEPFSKADVTLALESGVDGVIVPRARVENVAALSRCTVWACEDVASVPLNAKADEEALLARLKAGETACLARGWEIIPVENLLAQADNVLAEAGSLEEARLAAGILERGVDGIVVLPEALADLKAIVAQCKISQGREELQKAVITRVEPVGLGHRVCADTLSLLKRGQGMLVGNSSAFTFLVHAETEHNEYVAARPFRVNAGAVHAYVRLPHDKTCYLGELAAGQEVLIVGADGQTSMTTVGRVKIEVRPMLLVEAEAETPEGPKRGAVFLQNAETIRLTAPDGTPLSVVSLKPGDTVLCRLDQAGRHFGMRIQEEIREV; from the coding sequence ATGGCCCGCATCTATTACCGTTGCGAACCGTTCAGCAAGGCCGACGTGACCCTGGCCCTGGAATCCGGTGTGGACGGGGTCATCGTGCCCCGCGCCCGGGTGGAGAACGTGGCCGCCCTTTCCCGCTGCACCGTCTGGGCCTGCGAGGACGTGGCCAGCGTGCCGCTGAACGCCAAGGCCGACGAGGAGGCCCTGCTGGCCCGCCTCAAGGCCGGTGAGACCGCCTGCCTGGCCCGGGGCTGGGAGATCATCCCCGTGGAGAACCTGCTGGCCCAGGCCGACAACGTGCTGGCCGAGGCGGGCAGCCTGGAAGAGGCCCGTCTGGCCGCCGGCATCCTGGAGCGCGGCGTGGACGGCATCGTGGTCCTGCCCGAGGCCCTGGCCGACCTCAAGGCCATCGTGGCCCAGTGCAAGATCTCCCAGGGACGCGAGGAACTGCAGAAAGCCGTCATCACCCGCGTGGAGCCCGTGGGCCTGGGGCACCGCGTCTGCGCCGACACCCTTTCCCTGCTCAAGCGCGGCCAGGGCATGCTGGTGGGCAATTCCAGCGCCTTCACCTTCCTTGTCCATGCCGAGACCGAACATAATGAATATGTGGCCGCCCGTCCCTTCAGGGTCAATGCCGGGGCCGTGCATGCCTATGTCCGCCTGCCCCATGACAAGACCTGCTATCTGGGCGAGCTGGCCGCGGGGCAGGAAGTGCTCATCGTGGGCGCCGACGGCCAGACCAGCATGACCACGGTGGGCCGGGTCAAGATCGAGGTGCGCCCCATGCTGCTGGTGGAAGCCGAGGCCGAGACCCCCGAAGGCCCCAAGCGCGGCGCCGTGTTCCTGCAGAACGCCGAGACCATCCGCCTGACCGCCCCGGACGGCACGCCCCTGAGCGTGGTCAGCCTCAAGCCCGGCGACACGGTGCTCTGCCGTCTGGATCAGGCAGGCCGCCACTTCGGCATGCGCATCCAGGAAGAGATCCGCGAGGTGTAG
- a CDS encoding 2-amino-3,7-dideoxy-D-threo-hept-6-ulosonate synthase translates to MYLGKQVRLERIINRETGRTIIVPMDHGVTIGAVDGLIDMRETVNDMALGGADAVLMHKGLVRCSHRNAGKDVGLIVHLSASTMLSPQGNTKTLVGTVEEGIKHGADCVSVHVNLGDPNERLMLADLGRVAAACDDWHMPLLAMMYARGPAIKNGYAPDVVAHCARVGVELGADIVKVPYTGDMESFADVVSSCCVPVVIAGGERMESTRDVLQMVHDAIKAGGAGISMGRNVFQHPNRIQLVRALRAIVHENATVEEALAIVGE, encoded by the coding sequence GGAACGCATCATCAATCGGGAAACCGGCCGCACCATCATCGTCCCCATGGACCACGGCGTGACCATCGGCGCCGTCGACGGCCTCATCGACATGCGCGAGACCGTCAACGACATGGCCCTGGGCGGTGCCGATGCCGTACTCATGCACAAGGGGCTGGTCCGCTGCTCGCACCGCAACGCCGGCAAGGACGTGGGCCTCATCGTCCACCTGTCCGCCTCCACCATGCTCTCGCCCCAGGGCAACACCAAGACCCTGGTGGGCACCGTGGAAGAAGGCATCAAGCACGGCGCCGACTGCGTCTCCGTGCATGTGAACCTGGGCGATCCCAACGAACGCCTGATGCTGGCCGACCTGGGCCGCGTGGCCGCCGCCTGTGACGACTGGCACATGCCCCTGCTGGCCATGATGTACGCCCGCGGCCCGGCCATCAAGAACGGCTACGCTCCCGACGTGGTGGCCCACTGTGCCCGCGTGGGCGTGGAACTGGGCGCGGACATCGTCAAGGTGCCCTACACCGGCGACATGGAGAGCTTCGCCGACGTGGTCTCTTCCTGCTGCGTGCCCGTGGTCATCGCCGGCGGTGAACGCATGGAATCCACCCGCGACGTGCTCCAGATGGTGCATGACGCCATCAAGGCCGGCGGCGCGGGCATCTCCATGGGCCGCAACGTGTTCCAGCATCCCAACCGCATCCAGCTCGTGCGTGCCCTGCGCGCCATCGTGCATGAGAACGCCACGGTGGAAGAAGCCCTGGCCATCGTGGGGGAATAG